A genome region from Crossiella equi includes the following:
- a CDS encoding DUF4229 domain-containing protein, with protein sequence MEATPTPEERGNVTRDLVLYTAGRLGLVVLFSAALAAVGVPLLVALAVGFVVALPLSFVLLSGLRQRVARGLAERGEQRRAERAKLRAELRGEAEPA encoded by the coding sequence GTGGAGGCGACACCGACACCCGAAGAGCGGGGCAACGTGACCCGCGACCTGGTCCTGTACACGGCGGGCCGGCTCGGGCTCGTCGTGCTGTTCTCGGCCGCGCTGGCCGCGGTCGGCGTCCCGCTGCTGGTGGCGCTCGCGGTGGGCTTCGTGGTGGCCCTGCCACTGTCGTTCGTGCTGCTCAGCGGCCTGCGTCAGCGCGTGGCCAGGGGTCTGGCGGAACGGGGCGAGCAGCGCCGCGCGGAGCGGGCCAAGCTGCGCGCGGAGCTGCGGGGCGAGGCAGAGCCCGCCTGA
- a CDS encoding MinD/ParA family ATP-binding protein translates to MTGRYEEPETQNVHWVPPEKVQNQQAQQAEPLYVDPSTSGAHPVSGGPSGAYPVDPNTSGAYQVGGGASGPYPVGGGPSGAYQVSGGASEPYPVDPNTSGAHYVEQHGSGSVPAQPYQQPAYQQNAPYPPQQQARPQQPQAPAPQDLSSQQLLRQTKRPPTTGWRRAVYKASGHLVNLGESPEDIKRRDLITRVNQPVHGCYKIAMLSLKGGVGKTTTTASLGSTFSSLRGDRVVAVDANPDRGTLAQKIPLETTATVRHLLRDSNRIRRYSDVRAYTSQGPSRLEVLASEQDPAVSEAFSEDDYRRTVALLEVFYNIVLTDCGTGLMHSAMKGVLDLADSLVVVSSGSVDGARSASATLDWLDAHGYRELVSRSVAVINSVRPGSGKVDLDRLSEHFAARCRAVCRIPFDPHLEEGAEIELERLAPSTRLAMLDLAATVADDFPHAVARSRAR, encoded by the coding sequence GTGACCGGACGGTACGAGGAGCCCGAGACCCAGAACGTGCACTGGGTGCCGCCGGAGAAGGTGCAGAACCAGCAGGCGCAGCAGGCCGAACCGCTCTACGTCGACCCGTCGACCTCGGGCGCGCACCCGGTCAGCGGCGGTCCGTCGGGTGCCTACCCGGTCGACCCGAACACCTCCGGCGCGTACCAGGTCGGCGGCGGTGCCTCCGGCCCGTACCCGGTCGGCGGTGGCCCCTCCGGTGCGTACCAGGTCAGCGGCGGTGCGTCCGAGCCCTACCCGGTCGACCCGAACACCTCGGGCGCCCACTACGTCGAGCAGCACGGCTCCGGCTCGGTGCCCGCGCAGCCGTACCAGCAGCCCGCCTACCAGCAGAACGCGCCCTACCCGCCCCAGCAGCAGGCCCGGCCGCAGCAGCCGCAGGCCCCGGCGCCGCAGGACCTGTCCTCGCAGCAGCTGCTCCGCCAGACCAAGCGCCCGCCGACCACCGGCTGGCGCCGCGCGGTCTACAAGGCCTCCGGCCACCTGGTCAACCTGGGCGAGAGCCCGGAGGACATCAAGCGGCGCGACCTGATCACGCGGGTCAACCAGCCGGTGCACGGCTGCTACAAGATCGCCATGCTGAGCCTGAAGGGCGGGGTGGGCAAGACCACCACCACCGCCAGCCTGGGCTCGACCTTCTCCTCGCTGCGCGGTGACCGCGTGGTGGCGGTCGACGCCAACCCCGACCGAGGCACGCTCGCGCAGAAGATCCCGCTGGAGACCACGGCCACCGTGCGGCACCTGCTGCGCGACTCCAACCGCATCCGCCGCTACAGCGACGTGCGCGCCTACACCTCGCAGGGGCCCAGCCGCCTCGAGGTGCTGGCCAGCGAGCAGGACCCGGCGGTGTCGGAGGCGTTCAGCGAGGACGACTACCGCCGCACGGTCGCGCTGCTCGAGGTCTTCTACAACATCGTGCTCACCGACTGCGGCACCGGCCTGATGCACTCGGCCATGAAGGGCGTGCTCGACCTGGCCGACTCGCTGGTGGTTGTCTCCTCCGGTTCGGTCGACGGCGCGCGCAGCGCCTCGGCCACCCTGGACTGGCTGGACGCGCACGGCTACCGCGAGCTGGTCTCCCGGTCGGTCGCGGTGATCAACTCGGTGCGCCCGGGCTCGGGCAAGGTTGACCTCGACCGCCTGAGCGAGCACTTCGCGGCCCGCTGCCGCGCGGTGTGCCGCATCCCGTTCGACCCGCATCTGGAAGAGGGCGCGGAGATCGAGCTGGAGCGCCTGGCCCCGAGTACGCGTCTGGCCATGCTCGACCTGGCGGCCACCGTGGCGGACGACTTCCCGCACGCGGTGGCCCGGTCCCGGGCGCGCTGA
- the menE gene encoding o-succinylbenzoate--CoA ligase — MRTRPILTLTCDNGVTAARDAHHALRAALDGGPALLPLAPGLAGEQVAAALRPEEGEQDLDVALVVPTSGSTGTSKGVLLGEAALRASAAATHERLGGPGRWLLALPVHHIAGIQVLTRSLLAGFDPCVLDSSAGFRPAAFTEAAAEALGAGRAYTALVPTQLSRLVHEGGAALDALCRFDAVIVGGAATPPALLAAARAAGVAVTTTYGMSETSGGCVYDGVPLTGARVRLAGDGAVELGGPTLASGYRLAPEATAAVFRDGWFRTGDLGRFTEDGRLEILGRADDVINTGGEKVPPVLVERALTACPGVLEACVVGVPDEEWGQVVAAAVVPVDPAAPPAEELLREAARAAVGRAGAPRRLRFVPELPLRGPGKVDRTAVAALLG; from the coding sequence ATGCGCACTCGTCCGATTCTGACCCTGACCTGCGACAACGGCGTGACCGCCGCACGTGACGCTCACCACGCTCTTCGCGCTGCGCTCGACGGCGGTCCGGCGCTGTTGCCGCTGGCCCCGGGCTTGGCGGGGGAACAGGTGGCTGCCGCGCTGCGTCCGGAAGAGGGTGAGCAGGACCTCGATGTGGCGCTCGTCGTGCCCACCTCGGGTTCGACCGGCACGTCCAAGGGAGTCCTGCTGGGCGAGGCCGCGCTGCGTGCCTCGGCCGCCGCCACGCACGAGCGGCTGGGCGGCCCGGGGCGCTGGCTGCTGGCGCTGCCGGTGCACCACATCGCCGGGATCCAGGTGCTCACTCGCTCCCTACTGGCCGGTTTCGACCCCTGCGTGCTCGACTCCTCGGCCGGGTTCCGGCCCGCCGCGTTCACCGAGGCCGCCGCCGAGGCGCTCGGCGCGGGCCGCGCGTACACCGCGCTGGTGCCCACGCAGCTGTCCCGGCTGGTGCACGAGGGCGGCGCGGCGCTGGACGCGCTGTGCCGCTTCGACGCGGTGATCGTGGGCGGCGCGGCCACTCCCCCGGCTCTGCTGGCCGCCGCGCGGGCGGCCGGGGTGGCGGTGACCACCACGTACGGCATGAGCGAGACCTCAGGCGGCTGCGTCTACGACGGCGTGCCGCTGACCGGTGCGCGGGTGCGGCTGGCCGGGGACGGCGCGGTCGAACTGGGCGGCCCGACCCTGGCCAGCGGCTACCGGCTGGCGCCGGAGGCGACCGCGGCGGTCTTCCGCGACGGCTGGTTCCGCACCGGTGACCTGGGGCGTTTCACCGAGGACGGGCGGCTGGAGATCCTCGGGCGGGCCGACGACGTGATCAACACCGGTGGCGAGAAGGTGCCACCGGTCCTGGTCGAGCGCGCCCTGACCGCGTGCCCCGGCGTGCTGGAGGCCTGTGTGGTCGGGGTGCCGGACGAGGAGTGGGGCCAGGTGGTCGCGGCGGCCGTGGTGCCCGTCGACCCGGCCGCGCCCCCGGCCGAGGAGCTGCTGCGGGAGGCGGCGCGGGCCGCGGTCGGCCGGGCGGGCGCGCCCCGGCGGCTGCGGTTCGTCCCCGAGCTGCCACTGCGTGGTCCGGGCAAGGTCGACCGGACCGCGGTGGCCGCGCTGCTGGGTTAG
- a CDS encoding Lrp/AsnC family transcriptional regulator produces the protein MDLVDRQIIAALRANGRATYADLGRQVGLSASAVHERVGKLENSGVITGYHAMVDPMAVGLGVTALVGIHPSDTGDEDKIAASLAALQEVESCYAVAGDEAFVVKIRVATVDDLERSLVRLRRIDGVARTRTTVVLSTRFEGRPNTPGSIEDPAPGERA, from the coding sequence ATGGATCTCGTGGATCGGCAGATCATCGCGGCACTGCGGGCCAACGGCCGGGCGACCTACGCCGACCTGGGCCGCCAGGTCGGGTTGTCCGCCTCCGCCGTGCACGAGCGGGTCGGCAAGCTCGAGAACTCCGGCGTCATCACCGGCTACCACGCCATGGTGGACCCGATGGCCGTCGGCCTGGGGGTGACCGCCCTGGTCGGCATCCACCCCAGCGACACCGGTGATGAGGACAAGATCGCGGCCAGCCTCGCGGCGCTGCAGGAGGTCGAGTCCTGCTACGCGGTGGCGGGCGACGAGGCGTTCGTGGTCAAGATCCGGGTGGCCACGGTCGACGACCTGGAGCGCTCGCTGGTGCGCCTGCGCCGCATCGACGGCGTGGCCCGCACGCGCACCACCGTGGTGCTGAGCACCCGCTTCGAGGGCCGCCCGAACACCCCGGGCTCCATCGAGGACCCGGCTCCCGGTGAGCGCGCCTGA
- a CDS encoding LysR family transcriptional regulator has translation MELEVRHLRVLLAVADAGSVSKAAATLGLSQPSLSAQLRRIERAMGAPLFDRSTEGVAPTSVGRFVLAKARTVLAELDELHAWAGRKSGGGGGLTRVRVGSVPGPIAARLALALQSLYPGELEVHSLAEQSSFAMLGLLGGRRMDLAVVEEFSGHELPTVAGVRRAPLVAVEPVFVAVADTHPLAGEAVIDLADLAEEPWIVDPLVDSGETAHLRRRCLEAGFEPLIRHHATETSAARGAVSSGLCVSLAQATAREGLGLVVRPLRGDPLVRRLDVAWAEGRAGHRGPGAAGGRGGLPGAGGEQHQLRDLVGGAPGSTSGGALTGTPPSPSC, from the coding sequence ATGGAACTGGAGGTGCGTCACCTCCGGGTGCTGCTCGCGGTCGCCGACGCCGGCAGCGTCTCGAAGGCCGCAGCAACCCTCGGGCTGTCCCAGCCGTCCCTGTCCGCGCAGCTCAGGCGGATCGAGCGGGCCATGGGCGCACCGCTGTTCGACCGGTCCACCGAAGGGGTCGCGCCCACCTCGGTGGGGCGGTTCGTATTGGCCAAGGCCCGCACCGTGCTCGCCGAGCTGGACGAGCTGCACGCCTGGGCGGGCCGCAAGAGCGGGGGCGGCGGCGGGCTGACCCGGGTCCGGGTGGGCAGCGTGCCCGGTCCCATTGCCGCGCGGCTGGCCCTGGCATTGCAATCCCTTTACCCAGGGGAGCTTGAGGTGCACAGCCTGGCCGAGCAGTCCTCGTTCGCGATGCTCGGCCTGCTCGGCGGACGGCGCATGGACCTGGCCGTGGTGGAGGAGTTCAGCGGGCACGAGCTGCCCACCGTGGCGGGGGTGCGCCGGGCCCCACTGGTCGCGGTGGAACCGGTGTTCGTGGCCGTCGCGGACACCCACCCACTGGCCGGTGAGGCCGTCATCGACCTGGCTGACCTGGCCGAGGAGCCCTGGATCGTCGACCCGCTGGTCGACTCGGGGGAGACCGCGCACCTGCGGCGGCGGTGCCTGGAAGCGGGCTTCGAACCGCTCATCCGCCACCACGCCACCGAGACCAGCGCCGCGCGCGGGGCGGTCTCCAGCGGGCTGTGCGTGAGCCTGGCGCAGGCCACCGCGCGGGAAGGGCTGGGGCTGGTGGTGCGGCCGCTGCGCGGGGACCCGCTGGTGCGGCGCCTGGACGTGGCCTGGGCCGAGGGTCGGGCCGGTCACCGAGGACCTGGCGCGGCAGGCGGCCGTGGCGGCCTACCTGGGGCTGGTGGAGAGCAACACCAGCTACGCGACCTGGTGGGCGGAGCACCCGGAAGTACATCCGGCGGTGCCCTGACGGGCACGCCACCGTCACCCTCGTGCTGA
- the ccsB gene encoding c-type cytochrome biogenesis protein CcsB — protein sequence MAVNETLSTYSDWSYTSGLAVYVLAMGAYAAEYAFGRKPERERSGVLVGAGAPVEEPPRPGVIVEAPRRSVPERAGRVAVLLTGLGVLFHFASLLLRGLSTGRMPLGNMYEYVSAVVLVAVVAWLVLLRGHNIRRLGMFVMLPVVLLLFLAWSVLYVKSAPLVPALRSYWIVIHVSVIVIGSGLLLIPGVVSMLYLVRRANDRDPARFTKLANKLPETDVLDRIAYRVTVFAFPLLTFGIIAGAIWAEAAWGRYWGWDPKETVAFVSWVVYAAYLHARATAGWRGAPAAWINIFGWATVVFNLFFVNMVIAGLHSYAGI from the coding sequence ATGGCGGTCAACGAGACCCTGTCGACCTACAGCGACTGGTCCTACACCAGCGGCCTCGCCGTCTACGTGCTGGCCATGGGCGCCTACGCGGCCGAGTACGCCTTCGGTCGCAAGCCCGAGCGCGAGCGGTCCGGCGTGCTGGTCGGCGCGGGCGCGCCGGTCGAGGAGCCGCCGCGGCCGGGCGTGATCGTGGAGGCGCCGCGGCGCAGCGTGCCCGAGCGCGCGGGCCGGGTGGCGGTGCTGCTCACCGGGCTCGGTGTGCTGTTCCACTTCGCCTCGCTGCTGCTGCGCGGCCTGTCCACCGGGCGCATGCCGCTGGGCAACATGTACGAGTACGTCTCGGCCGTGGTCCTGGTCGCGGTGGTCGCCTGGCTGGTGCTGCTGCGCGGGCACAACATCCGCAGGCTCGGCATGTTCGTGATGCTGCCCGTGGTGCTGCTGCTGTTCCTGGCCTGGTCGGTGCTCTACGTGAAGAGCGCGCCGCTGGTGCCGGCGCTGCGCTCGTACTGGATCGTCATCCACGTCTCGGTGATCGTGATCGGCAGCGGCCTGCTGCTCATCCCCGGCGTGGTCAGCATGCTGTACCTGGTGCGCCGCGCCAACGACCGCGATCCGGCCCGGTTCACCAAGCTGGCGAACAAGCTGCCCGAGACCGACGTGCTGGACCGCATCGCCTACCGCGTCACGGTGTTCGCCTTCCCGCTGCTGACCTTCGGCATCATCGCGGGCGCGATCTGGGCCGAGGCGGCGTGGGGCCGGTACTGGGGCTGGGACCCCAAGGAGACCGTCGCGTTCGTCTCCTGGGTGGTCTACGCCGCCTACCTGCACGCACGCGCCACCGCGGGCTGGCGGGGCGCCCCGGCCGCGTGGATCAACATCTTCGGCTGGGCCACCGTGGTGTTCAACCTGTTCTTCGTGAACATGGTCATCGCGGGCCTGCACTCCTACGCCGGTATCTGA
- a CDS encoding PLP-dependent cysteine synthase family protein: protein MDVVDRCCDKTRSWVNEAVRIIEADANRSADTHLLSYPLPPEWGIDLYLKDESTHPTGSLKHRLARSLFLYAICNGWVVGGTPVIEASSGSTAVSEAYFARLLGLPFIAVMPRSTSQEKIALIEREGGRCHFVDEPGAIYDESRRLAAELDGHFMDQFTHAERATDWRGNNNIAESIFDQMSLERYPVPEWVVVGAGTGGTGATIGRFVRYRRLCTKLAVVDPEFSVFYDAWRDSAPALIGTRGSRIEGIGRPRVEPSFVGQAIDRMIKVPDAASVAVIRHAEQVLGRRVGGSTGTNLWGAFQLVAEMRAAGTKGSVVTLLCDGGERYSNTYYDDGWVAAQDLDLDTPARTVREFHRSGEWA, encoded by the coding sequence ATGGACGTGGTGGACCGTTGTTGTGACAAGACCCGGAGCTGGGTCAACGAGGCCGTCCGCATCATCGAGGCGGATGCCAACCGCAGCGCGGACACCCACCTGTTGTCCTACCCGCTGCCGCCGGAGTGGGGCATCGACCTCTACCTCAAGGACGAGTCGACCCACCCGACCGGTTCGCTGAAGCACCGGCTGGCCCGGTCGCTGTTCCTCTACGCCATCTGCAACGGCTGGGTGGTCGGCGGCACCCCGGTGATCGAGGCCTCCTCCGGCTCCACCGCGGTCTCCGAGGCCTACTTCGCCCGCCTGCTCGGGCTGCCGTTCATCGCGGTGATGCCCCGGTCCACCAGTCAGGAGAAGATCGCGCTGATCGAGCGCGAGGGCGGGCGCTGCCACTTCGTCGACGAGCCCGGCGCGATCTACGACGAGTCCCGCCGCCTGGCCGCCGAGCTGGACGGGCACTTCATGGACCAGTTCACGCACGCCGAGCGGGCCACGGACTGGCGCGGGAACAACAACATCGCCGAGTCGATCTTCGACCAGATGAGTCTGGAGCGGTACCCGGTCCCGGAGTGGGTCGTGGTCGGCGCGGGCACCGGCGGCACCGGGGCCACCATCGGGCGGTTCGTGCGCTACCGGCGGCTGTGCACCAAGCTGGCCGTGGTCGACCCCGAGTTCTCGGTCTTCTACGACGCCTGGCGCGACAGCGCGCCCGCGCTCATCGGCACCCGGGGCTCGCGCATCGAGGGCATCGGGCGGCCGCGGGTGGAGCCCTCCTTCGTCGGGCAGGCCATCGACCGCATGATCAAGGTGCCGGACGCGGCCTCGGTCGCGGTCATCCGGCATGCCGAGCAGGTGCTGGGCCGCCGCGTCGGCGGGTCCACCGGCACCAACCTGTGGGGCGCCTTCCAGCTCGTGGCGGAGATGCGCGCGGCCGGGACCAAGGGCAGCGTGGTGACGCTGCTGTGCGACGGCGGCGAGCGGTACTCCAACACCTACTACGACGACGGCTGGGTCGCCGCGCAGGACCTGGACCTGGACACCCCCGCCCGGACCGTGCGGGAGTTCCACCGATCCGGTGAGTGGGCGTAA
- a CDS encoding BldC family transcriptional regulator, protein MRPAPRPTGAERLLTPGEVASLFRVDPKTVTRWATAGRIGSIRTPGGHRRFRESEVNSLLAELTTPGPALA, encoded by the coding sequence ATGCGTCCGGCACCCCGTCCGACCGGTGCGGAGCGTCTTCTTACGCCCGGTGAGGTCGCGAGCCTGTTCCGCGTCGACCCCAAGACCGTGACCCGGTGGGCGACGGCGGGCCGCATCGGCTCGATCCGCACCCCCGGCGGGCACCGCAGGTTCCGCGAGTCCGAGGTCAACTCCCTGTTGGCCGAGCTCACCACCCCCGGCCCGGCCCTGGCCTGA
- the resB gene encoding cytochrome c biogenesis protein ResB, whose amino-acid sequence MRTALILLFLLAVAALPGALLPQYSLNAAKVAEYKAQYPTFGPILDKLGFFAVYGSPWFAAIYVLLFISLIGCLLPRTVEYYRQLRQQPVLTPRNLSRLPHHAQASVDLPVAEVAERTRARLRGWRKIERSEDGGVVTFSAERGFTREAGNLVFHFALLALLIGIAVGKLFGYEGQVIVLANGSQFCNSGIYAYDAFRPGLTVDGTELNPFCVRVDSWEGRYHEDLQADIFRAKVAYQDAEELSTGTWHQRDLEVNSPLRLADDRVYLLGHGYAPRFVVTFPNGEKRTGMIQWKAQDPATQLSEGATKFDPPGVTDPDERRKKQLAITGLFAPTAGYHGSILTSIFPEPRDPAVAVDIYVGDLGTESGRSQSIFSIDQSMVESGRLTKVARKNLALGEETKLDDGTVIRFDGVENWVSIQVSNDPAQFSVLLAGLAVLGGIFLSLTVKRRRLWLRVGPDGDGRTVVEVGGLARTDQAGYGEEFTRLATELLTARKDT is encoded by the coding sequence ATGCGCACCGCGCTGATCCTGCTGTTCCTGCTCGCGGTCGCCGCGCTGCCCGGCGCGCTGCTGCCCCAGTACTCGCTGAACGCGGCCAAGGTCGCCGAGTACAAGGCGCAGTACCCGACCTTCGGGCCGATCCTCGACAAACTCGGCTTCTTCGCCGTCTACGGCTCGCCCTGGTTCGCCGCGATCTACGTCCTGCTGTTCATCTCGCTCATCGGCTGCCTGCTGCCGCGCACGGTGGAGTACTACCGCCAGCTGCGCCAGCAGCCGGTGCTCACCCCGCGCAACCTGTCCCGGCTGCCGCACCACGCGCAGGCCTCCGTGGACCTGCCGGTGGCCGAGGTCGCCGAGCGCACCCGGGCGCGGCTGCGCGGCTGGCGCAAGATCGAGCGCAGCGAGGACGGCGGGGTCGTCACCTTCAGCGCCGAACGCGGCTTCACCCGCGAGGCGGGCAACCTGGTCTTCCACTTCGCGCTGCTCGCGCTGCTCATCGGCATCGCGGTGGGCAAGCTGTTCGGCTACGAGGGCCAGGTCATCGTGCTGGCCAACGGCTCCCAGTTCTGCAACTCCGGCATCTACGCCTACGACGCCTTCCGCCCCGGCCTGACCGTGGACGGCACCGAGCTCAACCCGTTCTGCGTGCGCGTGGACTCCTGGGAGGGCCGCTACCACGAGGACCTGCAGGCCGACATCTTCCGCGCCAAGGTCGCCTACCAGGACGCCGAGGAGCTCAGCACCGGCACCTGGCACCAGCGCGACCTGGAGGTCAACTCGCCGCTGCGCCTGGCCGACGACCGCGTCTACCTGCTCGGCCACGGCTACGCGCCCCGGTTCGTGGTGACCTTCCCCAACGGGGAGAAGCGCACCGGGATGATCCAGTGGAAGGCGCAGGACCCGGCCACCCAGCTGTCCGAGGGCGCCACCAAGTTCGACCCGCCCGGCGTGACCGACCCGGACGAGCGGCGCAAGAAGCAGCTCGCCATCACCGGCCTGTTCGCGCCGACCGCCGGGTACCACGGGTCGATCCTGACCTCGATCTTCCCCGAGCCGCGCGACCCGGCCGTGGCCGTGGACATCTACGTCGGCGACCTCGGCACCGAGTCCGGCCGCAGCCAGTCGATCTTCTCCATCGACCAGTCCATGGTCGAGTCGGGCCGCCTGACCAAGGTGGCGCGCAAGAACCTGGCCCTCGGCGAGGAGACCAAGCTCGACGACGGCACGGTGATCCGCTTCGACGGCGTGGAGAACTGGGTCTCGATCCAGGTCTCCAACGACCCGGCGCAGTTCTCGGTGCTGCTCGCGGGCCTGGCCGTGCTGGGCGGCATCTTCCTCTCCCTCACCGTCAAGCGCCGCCGCCTGTGGCTGCGGGTGGGGCCGGACGGCGACGGACGTACCGTGGTCGAGGTCGGCGGCCTGGCCCGGACCGACCAGGCCGGGTACGGCGAGGAGTTCACCCGGCTGGCCACCGAGCTGCTCACCGCTCGAAAGGACACGTGA
- a CDS encoding 1,4-dihydroxy-2-naphthoate polyprenyltransferase: MPTVAQWVEGARLRTLPNAIAPVVVGTGAAFAVEGFNALQAVLCLVVSLSLIIGVNFANDYSDGIRGTDDDRVGPLRLVGSGAAEPKLVLRAAIACFALAAVAGITIALTSGHWWFIPLGAVCIAAAWFYTGGKKPYGYAGLGEVAVFTFFGPVAVLGTLYIQASEISGAGIGGAIGAGLFSAAVLVSNNLRDIPTDRETGKRTLAVLLGDRDTRGLYTALVVVPFLLTLLIGFREPWAMLGFLAVPLVFFSLRRILRGDTGMALIPVLKDTGLAMLVWSLGTGIGLAI; this comes from the coding sequence ATGCCGACAGTCGCCCAGTGGGTCGAAGGTGCACGACTCCGCACGCTGCCGAACGCGATCGCCCCCGTGGTGGTCGGCACCGGCGCGGCCTTCGCGGTCGAGGGCTTCAACGCGCTCCAGGCCGTGCTGTGCCTGGTCGTGTCGCTGAGCCTGATCATCGGCGTGAACTTCGCCAACGACTACTCCGACGGCATCCGGGGCACCGACGACGACCGCGTGGGCCCGCTGCGCCTGGTCGGCAGCGGTGCGGCCGAGCCCAAGCTGGTGCTGCGCGCGGCCATCGCCTGTTTCGCCCTGGCGGCGGTCGCGGGCATCACCATCGCGCTGACCTCGGGGCACTGGTGGTTCATCCCGCTGGGCGCGGTGTGCATCGCGGCGGCCTGGTTCTACACCGGCGGCAAGAAGCCCTACGGCTACGCGGGTCTGGGCGAGGTCGCGGTGTTCACGTTCTTCGGCCCGGTCGCGGTGCTGGGCACGCTCTACATCCAGGCGAGCGAGATCAGTGGTGCGGGCATCGGCGGCGCGATCGGCGCGGGCCTGTTCTCCGCCGCGGTGCTGGTCTCGAACAACCTGCGCGACATCCCCACCGACCGCGAGACCGGCAAGCGCACCCTGGCCGTCCTGCTGGGCGACCGCGACACCCGGGGCCTGTACACCGCGCTCGTGGTGGTGCCGTTCCTGCTCACGCTGCTGATCGGCTTCCGCGAGCCGTGGGCGATGCTGGGCTTCCTGGCCGTGCCGCTGGTGTTCTTCTCGCTGCGGCGCATCCTGCGCGGGGACACCGGGATGGCGTTGATCCCGGTGCTCAAGGACACCGGCCTGGCGATGCTGGTGTGGTCCCTGGGCACCGGGATCGGGCTCGCGATCTGA
- a CDS encoding WXG100 family type VII secretion target has translation MPTAYADKTDLGGVLKAPEDTSGAKIEELIQQQGWQVQAVDWAFTKVTGESIVRKVIMPITGDYTRIQMNGDAWRTGADAMNTMSGNLNASVDQVRESWEGPAAVAHEAFIKAVWKAGLLAEAQVAKLIAKGFDKVAEGSQKLCQKALDLIKMLVNKLVDAIKKAWIPAYGWIKAAELVWDAYQIYRKIMEIVDAVKRIIETAKQLHDTISQVPSQLGKIKDVRSIGDAIEVGKDLKQSATDIRDGATSIRDDARGIGDSAKGARAAGREMGKDAKDLNDHLRKPAESGGTRR, from the coding sequence ATGCCCACGGCGTACGCGGACAAGACCGACCTCGGCGGCGTGCTCAAGGCCCCCGAGGACACCTCCGGCGCGAAGATCGAGGAGCTGATCCAGCAGCAGGGCTGGCAGGTCCAGGCGGTCGACTGGGCGTTCACCAAGGTCACCGGCGAGAGCATCGTGCGCAAGGTGATCATGCCGATCACCGGTGACTACACGCGCATCCAGATGAACGGCGACGCGTGGCGCACCGGCGCGGACGCGATGAACACCATGTCCGGCAACCTCAACGCGAGCGTGGACCAGGTCCGCGAGTCATGGGAGGGCCCGGCCGCGGTGGCGCACGAGGCGTTCATCAAGGCGGTGTGGAAGGCCGGTCTGCTGGCCGAGGCCCAGGTCGCCAAGCTGATCGCCAAGGGCTTCGACAAGGTCGCCGAGGGCTCGCAGAAGCTCTGCCAGAAGGCCCTCGACCTGATCAAGATGCTGGTCAACAAGCTGGTCGACGCCATCAAGAAGGCGTGGATCCCGGCCTACGGCTGGATCAAGGCGGCCGAGCTGGTCTGGGACGCCTATCAGATCTACCGCAAGATCATGGAGATCGTGGACGCGGTGAAGCGGATCATCGAGACCGCCAAGCAGCTGCACGACACCATCTCCCAGGTGCCCTCCCAGCTCGGCAAGATCAAGGACGTGCGCAGCATCGGCGACGCGATCGAGGTGGGCAAGGACCTCAAGCAGTCCGCCACCGACATCCGGGACGGCGCCACCTCCATCCGCGACGACGCGCGGGGCATCGGCGACAGCGCCAAGGGCGCGCGGGCGGCGGGCCGGGAGATGGGCAAGGACGCCAAGGACCTCAACGACCACCTGCGCAAGCCCGCGGAATCCGGAGGCACCCGCCGATGA